The genomic stretch GGGGTTCAGGGTCGGCGCCATTTCAGGGACCCCCGTCGAGCTCGTGATGAACGACAGGGCCGTCAGTATCCGGGGACCCACCGCCTGGCCTTCATCTATGCGCTCCCGCCATTTCAGGATCTTTTTCGGAAAGGCCGCGACGTCACGCACGGTGGTCACCCCGTACCTGACGCAGTTGGCGAAGTTCATACCCACCTGCCGGTTCATCTGCAGGAGGCCCTTCAGGGTCACCTTCATGATAAAGGGAACGGTCATGTGAATATGGGCGTCGATCAATCCGGGGAGAACGGTTTTCCCCTTGAGATCGATCCGTGTGCAATCGGGGAAGCGGTCGATCGCCCCGTCATCCGTGATCGTATCGATACGGTCTCCCCTCGTGACGATAAGCTTGTTGTCCTCCAGCGTATCGCTTACACCGGTGAACAGCTTCATCCCATGATACAGTATACGTTTTTTGTCCGCCATGGTTCCCTCCCCGCGGCTTCGGTATCACCGGCCGCCGATAAAGCCGTTTGTCCCGCAGTATTTCGGGTCGCCGGTCTGTCCCGTGTCACAATAGTTTTTTCAGTGCATCGAGAAAGAGGGACACGTTCTCCCGTTTACAGGAGTAACCCATGAGACCGACGCGCCATATCTTTCCTTTCAATGGTCCCAGGCCGCTGCCGATCTCGATCTCGTATTCCTCGAGCAGGCGGCGTCGCAGGAGTGCTTCGTCGACGCCGTCGGGGACCCTGACGGCGTTGAGCATGGGTGCGCGATAGGGTTTTTCCACCAGCATCTCCAGACCCAGGGCCTCGATGCCGGCGACGAGCTCGCTGTGCAGGGCACGGTGCCGCTCCCACCGGGCCTCGAGACCTTCTTCGATGGCGAGGCGGAGCGCTTCGCGCAGCGCGTATATCATGTTGATCGGCGCCGTATGGTGGTAGACCCGTTCCGGCCCCCAGTATTTTTCCACCATCGTCATGTCGAGATACCATGACGGCACCCGATGGGACCGGCTCCTGAGCTTGTCGAGTGCCCGGGAGCTGAAGGTGATCGGTGCCAGGCCCGGCGGGCAGCTCAGGCATTTCTGCGTTCCCGAGTAGCAGACGTCGACGGACCATTCATCGGTCCGGACCGGCGCGCCGCCCAGGGAGGTGACGGCATCCATCACCAGGAGCGCCTGGTGGGACTTCGTGATCGCTGATATTTCTTCCATGGGCTGGAGGACGCCCGTCGATGTTTCGGCGTGAACGATACACAGGACCTGCGCGGAAAATTCCTCGAAAGCCCGCGCGACCACCTCCGGGTCGACCGGTGTTCCCCATTCGACCTCGATCTGCTTGAGCACGCCGCCGCAGCGCTCGACAATGTCGCACATCCGCCGGCCGAACACGCCGCTGACGCAGACGATGACCCGGTCCCCGGGCTCTATCATGTTCACCAGCGCCGTCTCCATGCCCGCGCTCCCCGTTCCCGAAATAGGGATGGCGAACTCGTTATCGGTGAGAAAGACGGTGCGGAGCATTTCCTTTACCTCGTCCATGATGCCGAGGAAAGCCGGATCGAGATGTCCGAGGGTCGGCAGTGAAAGCGCCCGGAGCACCTCCGGCGGTGTATCGCTGGGTCCGGGGCCCATCAAAATGCGGTGGGGCACCGTAAGGGTTGAAGGGGATCCGCTCATGCTGCTCTCTCCTTTCTCAAGTTTATTCCTGTTTCTCGATCGTCCATTCCCGCCGTTCACGGCAGGACGGCTTCCTCTTACAGGATGGCCCTTGCCGGATCGGTGAACGCGGCGTAGACGGTGTCGTGAAGAGGTGTTTCGATCCCCAGCGCCTGCCCCGCCCGCACGATGTATCCGACGAACGTTTCCAGCTCAAGCGGCCGCCCCTGTTCTCTGTCGACCAGCAGGGATGTTTTTGTCCCCGGCGGGAACGCGCTCACTTTCTGCAATGATCCCTGAACGATGTTACTGGGAAGGGCGATGGCTTTTGCCCGG from Deltaproteobacteria bacterium encodes the following:
- a CDS encoding alanine--glyoxylate aminotransferase family protein, whose protein sequence is MSGSPSTLTVPHRILMGPGPSDTPPEVLRALSLPTLGHLDPAFLGIMDEVKEMLRTVFLTDNEFAIPISGTGSAGMETALVNMIEPGDRVIVCVSGVFGRRMCDIVERCGGVLKQIEVEWGTPVDPEVVARAFEEFSAQVLCIVHAETSTGVLQPMEEISAITKSHQALLVMDAVTSLGGAPVRTDEWSVDVCYSGTQKCLSCPPGLAPITFSSRALDKLRSRSHRVPSWYLDMTMVEKYWGPERVYHHTAPINMIYALREALRLAIEEGLEARWERHRALHSELVAGIEALGLEMLVEKPYRAPMLNAVRVPDGVDEALLRRRLLEEYEIEIGSGLGPLKGKIWRVGLMGYSCKRENVSLFLDALKKLL